The Fodinibius saliphilus genome has a segment encoding these proteins:
- the lptB gene encoding LPS export ABC transporter ATP-binding protein: MPEQKHNKTLYSRGLTKSYKKRTVVSDVSINVSQGEIVGLLGPNGAGKTTTFYMFVGLVTPNSGQIFLDDKKLTGMPMYKRARLGVGYLSQEASVFRNLTVRENLESILEFFNMPDKEIKQRVDQLIEEFGLERVSSNKGHSLSGGERRRTEIARALVTDPDFILLDEPFAGVDPIAVEDIQEIVSELQYRNIGIFITDHNVHETLAITDRAYLMFEGNILKEGSANELADDEEARRLYLGDQFRLDRYKSQEE, translated from the coding sequence ATGCCGGAACAGAAACATAATAAAACGCTTTATAGTAGAGGACTTACCAAGAGCTACAAAAAGCGTACGGTCGTTTCGGATGTTTCTATCAATGTGTCACAGGGAGAAATTGTAGGACTGCTGGGCCCTAACGGAGCGGGAAAAACGACAACTTTTTATATGTTTGTTGGATTGGTCACCCCCAATAGTGGGCAGATTTTCCTCGACGATAAAAAGCTAACTGGCATGCCGATGTATAAACGTGCACGGCTTGGAGTGGGTTACCTCTCACAAGAAGCCAGTGTGTTTCGCAACCTCACGGTAAGAGAGAATCTGGAATCTATTCTAGAATTCTTCAACATGCCTGATAAAGAGATAAAACAACGTGTAGACCAGCTTATTGAGGAGTTCGGCCTTGAACGCGTTTCCAGTAATAAAGGGCATAGCCTTTCAGGCGGGGAGCGCCGCAGAACTGAAATTGCACGCGCACTTGTTACCGATCCGGATTTTATATTATTAGATGAACCCTTTGCGGGTGTAGATCCTATTGCAGTAGAAGATATTCAGGAAATCGTATCTGAACTACAGTATCGCAACATTGGCATTTTTATTACCGATCATAATGTGCACGAAACACTTGCTATTACGGATCGAGCATACCTTATGTTTGAAGGCAATATCCTAAAAGAGGGCTCGGCTAATGAACTAGCTGACGATGAAGAAGCCCGGCGCTTATATCTGGGCGACCAGTTCCGATTAGATCGTTATAAATCACAAGAAGAATAA
- a CDS encoding rhodanese-like domain-containing protein, translating into MEEINVEDFKEKIENNNTVLLLDVREPFEQYQSNISYDNSTLIPVGELGDRLDEIEDHKNGEVVCMCRSGGRSADACKLLEKEGFENVKNLKGGINEWAKKIDTSLPVY; encoded by the coding sequence ATGGAAGAAATTAACGTAGAAGATTTCAAAGAAAAAATAGAGAACAACAATACTGTTCTTTTGTTGGATGTCCGCGAACCTTTTGAACAATACCAGTCCAATATTTCCTATGACAACTCCACACTCATTCCAGTAGGAGAGCTGGGAGATCGCCTTGATGAGATCGAAGATCACAAAAATGGTGAAGTTGTCTGCATGTGCAGAAGTGGAGGACGCAGTGCTGATGCTTGCAAATTACTTGAAAAAGAAGGATTTGAAAACGTCAAAAATCTCAAAGGCGGTATTAACGAGTGGGCCAAAAAAATCGATACCAGCCTGCCGGTATACTAA
- the rho gene encoding transcription termination factor Rho, whose product MGRSRNNNRGRKNKKNAFVPRFNENHNVEVAGRYKGVVEINAKGYGFAREKDYEFSYEPSDPFLKPHEVKKHNLRPGLEIEGEYEEDGHGHRHIYSIEKINGRDPMEWQRSTRFELQTPIMPIEHIKLGVDSENIEMRVMDLVSPIGKGQRALIVAPPRTGKTVLLKKIAESLTKNHPDISTGVLLVDERPEEVTDFLRTTDAEVFASSNDKPTESHIRVTELALGYVKRKAEMGDDAVLLIDSITRLGRAYNNVQESSGRTLSGGLDIRALEIPKKIFGSARKIEGGGSLTIISTCLIETNSRMDDLIFEEFKGTGNMELVLDRELANDRIYPAINISASGTRNEDKFIGDSMEERNMVRRYLLKKSPKESMQSLLKVLKNTDSNEELLNQIAAMV is encoded by the coding sequence ATGGGACGTTCACGAAATAATAATCGGGGTCGGAAAAATAAGAAAAATGCTTTCGTCCCTAGGTTTAATGAAAATCACAATGTTGAAGTCGCCGGACGATATAAGGGCGTAGTAGAAATTAATGCTAAAGGCTATGGTTTCGCTCGAGAAAAAGATTATGAGTTCAGTTATGAGCCGAGTGATCCATTTCTGAAACCCCATGAGGTGAAGAAGCATAACTTGCGCCCGGGGCTTGAAATCGAAGGTGAATACGAAGAAGACGGTCATGGTCACCGCCATATCTATTCTATAGAAAAGATAAATGGGCGTGATCCTATGGAATGGCAACGTTCAACCCGATTTGAGCTACAAACACCCATCATGCCGATAGAGCATATCAAACTCGGTGTTGATTCTGAAAATATTGAAATGCGGGTAATGGATCTCGTATCTCCTATCGGTAAAGGGCAGCGTGCACTCATTGTAGCACCTCCTCGTACCGGTAAGACAGTATTACTCAAGAAAATTGCCGAAAGTCTGACCAAAAACCATCCCGATATTAGTACCGGGGTATTGTTGGTAGATGAGCGTCCTGAAGAAGTTACCGACTTCCTGCGTACGACCGATGCTGAAGTTTTTGCCTCTTCAAATGATAAGCCAACAGAAAGCCATATACGTGTTACAGAGCTCGCTTTGGGCTATGTGAAGCGTAAGGCTGAAATGGGCGATGATGCAGTGCTACTTATCGATTCTATTACTCGCTTGGGACGTGCTTACAACAATGTTCAGGAAAGTAGTGGACGAACTTTGTCTGGCGGTCTTGATATTCGTGCCTTGGAGATCCCCAAAAAGATATTTGGATCTGCACGAAAAATAGAAGGTGGCGGTTCTTTGACGATTATTTCGACTTGCCTGATTGAGACAAACTCTCGAATGGATGATCTTATCTTTGAAGAGTTTAAAGGGACAGGTAATATGGAGTTAGTATTAGACCGGGAACTGGCGAATGATCGTATCTATCCGGCTATTAATATTAGCGCATCGGGCACCAGAAATGAAGACAAGTTTATTGGTGATTCTATGGAAGAGCGGAATATGGTGCGTCGTTACTTGTTAAAGAAATCGCCTAAAGAATCAATGCAGAGCCTGCTTAAGGTGCTAAAAAATACGGACAGCAATGAAGAGCTGTTGAATCAGATCGCGGCCATGGTGTAA
- the purQ gene encoding phosphoribosylformylglycinamidine synthase subunit PurQ produces the protein MSANFGVIVFPGSNCDHDAYHALAHVMNANAKFLWHKDTDLSDIDFLLVPGGFSYGDYLRSGAIARFSPIMQSVIDFVDQGRPVLGICNGFQILLEAGLLPGAMLHNEELRFVCKQTHLRCETSDTLFTRNIAEGEVLQIPVAHGEGNYFTDDDQLKSLQDNDQIVFRYCDAAGNATKEANFNGSIDNIAGICNKQRNVLGMMPHPERAVEKLIGSDDGKKIFESILNELSVA, from the coding sequence GTGTCTGCTAACTTTGGAGTAATTGTATTTCCGGGCTCAAACTGTGATCATGATGCCTACCATGCATTGGCCCATGTCATGAATGCCAATGCTAAATTTCTATGGCATAAAGATACCGATCTCTCTGATATCGATTTTCTGTTAGTCCCGGGAGGGTTCTCATATGGAGACTACCTGCGATCCGGGGCTATTGCCCGCTTTTCACCCATCATGCAATCTGTAATCGATTTTGTTGACCAGGGGCGCCCTGTATTGGGTATTTGCAATGGATTCCAGATCCTACTGGAAGCCGGCCTGTTACCGGGGGCTATGTTACACAATGAAGAATTGCGTTTCGTATGCAAACAAACTCACCTGCGTTGCGAAACCTCTGATACCCTCTTTACTCGAAATATTGCTGAAGGAGAAGTCTTGCAAATACCGGTAGCACATGGCGAAGGGAACTATTTCACTGACGATGATCAGTTAAAATCTCTGCAAGATAATGACCAGATTGTTTTCCGATACTGTGATGCTGCAGGCAATGCTACAAAAGAAGCTAATTTTAATGGCTCAATTGATAATATTGCGGGCATCTGTAACAAACAAAGAAATGTACTAGGTATGATGCCTCACCCAGAACGTGCAGTTGAAAAGCTTATAGGCTCTGATGACGGGAAAAAAATCTTTGAATCCATTCTAAATGAACTGTCTGTGGCGTAA
- a CDS encoding copper homeostasis protein CutC yields MTSEVVVYNIESALNAQTGGADRVELCGNRGGGGTTPSLGIAEVVQNRLDIPIFVMIRPREGDFCYTDNEFDAMKRDIKRFKDLGLDGVVFGILSADGSLDLARCKELIELARPLQVTCHRAFDMARDPFQALESCIKAGFDRILTSGQQAQAYEGLSTITELVARARDRISIMAGCGINEATVREIIRESGVREVHFSASSKRSSKMEYRNESIDGMGNKPGTAYTIHIASQDRVNRICQKALAKDSSVSS; encoded by the coding sequence TTGACTAGCGAAGTTGTCGTTTATAATATTGAATCGGCATTAAATGCCCAGACTGGCGGAGCTGACCGGGTAGAGCTATGTGGTAATCGGGGAGGCGGTGGTACTACTCCTTCTTTGGGGATAGCAGAAGTAGTACAAAACAGGCTTGATATCCCAATCTTTGTGATGATACGCCCCCGCGAAGGTGATTTTTGCTATACGGATAATGAGTTTGATGCGATGAAGCGTGATATCAAGCGTTTTAAAGATCTTGGTCTGGATGGCGTTGTGTTCGGTATTCTCTCTGCTGACGGTAGCCTGGACCTTGCACGTTGTAAAGAGCTGATTGAGTTGGCCCGCCCTTTGCAAGTAACCTGTCATCGAGCTTTTGATATGGCTCGTGATCCCTTTCAGGCACTGGAAAGTTGTATTAAAGCTGGTTTTGATCGTATTCTCACTTCAGGTCAACAAGCGCAAGCATATGAGGGCCTTTCCACAATAACAGAACTGGTAGCAAGGGCCAGAGATCGTATCTCAATTATGGCCGGTTGTGGTATTAATGAAGCTACTGTTCGGGAGATCATACGAGAATCGGGAGTTCGTGAAGTGCACTTCTCTGCATCGAGTAAACGCTCAAGTAAAATGGAATACCGCAATGAGAGTATAGATGGAATGGGGAATAAACCTGGCACAGCATATACCATCCATATAGCCAGCCAAGACCGGGTTAACAGAATTTGTCAAAAAGCGCTAGCGAAAGATTCATCAGTTTCTTCTTAG
- the miaA gene encoding tRNA (adenosine(37)-N6)-dimethylallyltransferase MiaA — MRILLLGPTAVGKTALSVGLAKELNAEIISTDSRQCYKYMNIGTATPTEEERGGIPHYNLSIIDPATKDSVVNFSERADQWQKEIQSRRNNVLYVGGSTLHVQCVIQPLDDVPEANEKNITQLEAQIEEKGIETLYKKLQTVDPDYAQKMDGMNTQRIVRALDVWMQTDRPFSSFHSDNNTITVPDDLVVFGLKRDRQLLYDRINHRVDNMFEEGFIDEVISIRQNGYSLDDPGLNTVGYKQAIAYLDDQMSREQMVKDMKAKTRQYAKRQLSWFRRWDFINWIDLDNNTKEEAQKIICQQLAAKSNKD, encoded by the coding sequence GTGAGGATACTTTTACTTGGCCCCACTGCCGTGGGTAAAACTGCGCTCTCTGTCGGTCTGGCCAAAGAACTCAATGCTGAAATCATTTCTACTGATTCCCGTCAGTGCTACAAATATATGAATATTGGCACTGCTACGCCCACTGAAGAAGAACGGGGCGGGATACCGCACTATAATTTGTCGATCATTGATCCCGCTACAAAAGACAGCGTCGTCAACTTTTCTGAACGTGCCGACCAATGGCAAAAAGAGATTCAATCACGGAGGAACAATGTGCTCTATGTGGGAGGCAGCACCCTGCACGTACAATGCGTGATACAACCATTGGATGATGTACCTGAAGCTAATGAAAAAAATATTACTCAGCTTGAGGCACAGATTGAAGAAAAAGGCATTGAAACTCTTTACAAAAAGCTGCAAACTGTTGATCCAGATTACGCACAAAAAATGGATGGGATGAATACCCAGCGTATCGTTCGGGCCCTTGATGTATGGATGCAAACCGATCGACCTTTTAGCTCATTCCATTCTGACAATAATACGATAACGGTGCCTGATGACCTTGTGGTTTTCGGATTAAAGCGAGATCGTCAGCTTTTATATGATCGTATTAACCATCGAGTTGATAATATGTTTGAAGAAGGATTTATTGACGAAGTTATCTCTATACGCCAGAATGGCTATTCTCTGGACGATCCCGGGTTAAATACTGTTGGATATAAACAGGCCATTGCCTACTTGGATGATCAAATGAGTCGTGAACAGATGGTCAAAGACATGAAAGCCAAGACTCGTCAATATGCCAAAAGGCAGCTTTCCTGGTTCCGTCGATGGGATTTTATTAATTGGATTGATCTTGACAATAACACTAAAGAAGAGGCACAGAAAATTATCTGCCAACAGTTAGCAGCTAAGTCAAATAAAGATTAA
- a CDS encoding ATP-dependent Clp protease adaptor ClpS, with the protein MDDLLFSIWGSDPDLEEESKPGVEVDVLEEEQEDEKENTPWRVILYDDDIHTFDEVITQLIKALKCNKSHAKNLTYKVHNEGKANVYEGSFEDCFQVNGVLKEIQLITEIKG; encoded by the coding sequence ATGGACGATCTGCTTTTTAGCATTTGGGGATCTGATCCCGACCTTGAAGAAGAAAGTAAGCCGGGTGTTGAGGTCGATGTTCTGGAAGAAGAGCAAGAAGATGAAAAAGAAAACACCCCCTGGAGAGTCATCTTATATGACGATGACATCCACACTTTCGATGAGGTGATTACACAACTCATCAAAGCACTAAAATGCAACAAATCACACGCTAAGAATTTAACCTATAAAGTACATAACGAAGGCAAAGCCAATGTATACGAAGGCTCATTTGAAGATTGCTTTCAGGTTAACGGCGTGCTTAAAGAAATTCAACTTATCACCGAAATAAAAGGATAA
- the purS gene encoding phosphoribosylformylglycinamidine synthase subunit PurS, with the protein MYKATVNVTLRKSILDPKGKAAHHALEDLGLTDINSVRIGKLIELNIDADDKDRAYEVAETACTKLLANEVMEDFEITISEN; encoded by the coding sequence ATGTATAAAGCAACAGTAAACGTCACGCTTCGAAAATCTATTTTGGATCCTAAAGGTAAAGCCGCCCATCATGCACTTGAAGATCTCGGACTTACCGATATCAACAGTGTTCGTATTGGTAAACTTATCGAGCTCAATATTGATGCCGATGACAAAGACCGGGCGTATGAAGTTGCCGAAACAGCTTGTACCAAGCTATTAGCCAATGAAGTGATGGAAGACTTTGAGATCACTATCAGCGAAAACTAA